One genomic segment of Catalinimonas alkaloidigena includes these proteins:
- a CDS encoding SGNH/GDSL hydrolase family protein, whose product MSFNKKDKKKVVFFGDSITAAGESDPSGYINLLREHIDTAEFQLIGKGIGGNKVTDLENRIEKDVLSLDPDIVFVYIGINDVWHFYEPEGAVGTTIERYEEGLFTIAKRLEEQGSRIIFCTPTVIGENPSFDGQINQELDQYAQVVRKVSMETGAELCDLRNKFKSYLKKNNADARNSGVLTSDRVHLNRKGNEFLAEQMLFYLNQ is encoded by the coding sequence CTGCAGCAGGTGAAAGTGATCCTTCCGGATATATCAATTTACTAAGAGAGCACATAGATACTGCGGAGTTTCAGCTTATTGGCAAAGGGATAGGGGGTAACAAAGTCACGGATCTGGAAAACAGAATTGAAAAGGATGTACTTTCGCTTGATCCCGACATTGTATTCGTATATATAGGAATCAATGATGTGTGGCATTTTTATGAACCCGAAGGTGCTGTAGGTACTACTATTGAACGCTACGAAGAAGGATTATTTACTATCGCCAAGCGATTAGAGGAACAGGGGAGCAGGATTATCTTCTGTACTCCCACTGTGATAGGGGAAAACCCTTCTTTTGATGGACAAATCAATCAGGAACTAGATCAATACGCTCAAGTAGTGAGAAAAGTCTCTATGGAGACAGGCGCAGAGCTATGTGACCTGAGAAATAAGTTTAAATCTTATTTGAAGAAAAATAATGCTGATGCCCGGAACAGTGGTGTACTCACTTCTGACAGAGTTCATTTGAATAGAAAGGGCAATGAATTTCTTGCAGAGCAAATGTTATTTTATTTGAACCAATGA
- a CDS encoding response regulator produces the protein MIKFNKVLLVDDDEVSNFITTEILNTINLADTILVASNGQEALDLIGQVTDDKAGQNDKDCPDLIFLDLNMPVMDGFEFLEACEPCNKNKLNVVVLTSSTNPKDIEETRKFSQVKGYLSKPLTADKVEKAIQNI, from the coding sequence ATGATAAAATTTAATAAAGTGCTGTTGGTGGATGACGATGAAGTTTCAAATTTTATCACTACCGAAATCCTCAACACTATAAATCTAGCGGATACAATTCTTGTGGCTTCTAACGGGCAGGAAGCTTTAGATTTGATAGGTCAAGTCACTGATGATAAGGCTGGACAAAATGATAAAGATTGCCCTGACCTAATATTTCTTGACCTTAACATGCCGGTGATGGACGGGTTTGAGTTTCTAGAGGCCTGTGAGCCCTGCAATAAAAATAAACTCAATGTAGTTGTGTTGACATCATCTACCAACCCGAAAGACATTGAAGAAACAAGAAAATTTTCCCAGGTTAAGGGTTACCTAAGCAAGCCACTTACTGCTGATAAGGTAGAAAAAGCAATTCAAAATATATAA